aaaccggaatgaaacctgctgaataatgttacgttaacaatgaattacatactgctttgtagttttccatatacttaacaatgtctcaatcctaaaattctaggtgatgcaaaaaaacgtttggccatagctgtataagcATTTATCTACAGGAACAGAAGAAGGAAGCAAAGATGTTTCACTTGCCAGAGACTTTAATAATAAGCTTGTATtctttttgctgtttttgttagTAAAGCCAGATCCTCCTTTCAGTGTAAAAGCAGAGATCACTCAGACTGAAGGATTCTTGAATATGAGCTGGGAGAGAAGAGAGCTGCCTGTCTATGATCTTCAGTTTGAGGTTCGCTACTCTGGAGAGGAGCAGGACAGGAAATGGAAGGTGTGCCTCAAGAATAAAAAGCTTTTTCTGACATGCACAGGTTGTGATGTCAGTTAACATGTGATGTAATGTTAACCCTGTCAGTTAACATGTGATGTAATGTTAACCCTGTCAGTTAACATGTGATGTAATGTTAACGCTGTCATGTAACATGTGATGTAATGTTAACTCTGTCAGTTAACATGTGATGTAATGTTAACCCTGTCAGTTAACAGTACAAGATGAGTTTCACGGGCATGCTCAGTGACAGAAAGCATTGCTACACCTACTGGTGAAAGACTGCTGAAGAGGGGATTCTTTTAATtagaaattaaaaatcaaaaataataatgaatagctCATTCGTGCAACTTTTATAATAATCTCATAACATGGTGATACAAAAAATGGTGCATTGTTGTGGAAGATTAGTAAATACGCCCCATTCTGATTTAAATTAATTGACAAcaccaaaacatttttaaaataacattgctatagaacaaaaaaaaatgctacgaAGACCATTGTAAATTGAAAACATGACattgttataaaacagtttagcttagttttcagttgcatttcatttgcctttttttttgtttgtttccagaCCCTTGGCAATGTATATAATGAACAGGCTTTGATAGAAGTGGCGGATCCCTGTGTTGTATATGTGGTTCAGGTCCGCTGTAAGAGACACAATGGGACTGGACACTGGAGCACATGGAGCAGCCCAGTGAACACCAGGGTTAATGATATTAGGGGTAAGTAACAAAAGTTAGCATGCCATATTGGAAATAATGTGCCCAATCCAGATTGAGAACTGGACTTCACTTGCGCCTTTAGATACCATTGCATAAATATCATTAATGACCTGATTTCAATAAGTGAGTCAACTGATTTAATCTAATCTGCTGCAGCTCCAGCAAGGGGTCCAGATTTCTGGAGAGTAATCCACGAGGACACTGTGACCAAGCAAGCGAATGTTACTTTGTTATTGAAGGTAGGAATCTTTCTGATAATGGTCAGGATAACATGTAAGTGCTCTGGGATGCAGGACATGAAAGGCACTTTCTAAAGTTAAGAGATATtgaagtaagtgagccgctcagagcagctcagtgaaagaacccacttaacagcatgctcagttccgctccccctgagcagctcagagcgctaCAGAGCAGGTTTCAGCAGTGATCCAAGTGAGTGGAAAAACTCTTGCTCTGAGCCACTcggttacttaacgcacccaatGTAAAACCTTTAGAATTCTTCTTATAAAACGGAATGACATTTATAGCCTGTACTGTGTAATATTGTCCAGTGCTCACTTTTGAATTGCGTtagcattttcatttaaatgaagAAACAGTATCATAATTCATAGAGCAGCAGAGGTGATCAGCCTGCACTGTGTGTCCAGTCATGTTTAATGTAGGACAGTAATGAGTTCAGACATTTTGAATGCTGTGTTTCTGTCTTAGACTTCTGCTTTCCTATATTGAATATGTGTATTTTTCACCACCATTTTAAGCCTCTGAATATAAAAGAAGTCTTCTGTACTGTGAAGGGCTTCAGAGTCCAGCATCAAACCTCCAGTGGCTCCACGTGGTCTGATGACCTGAGCAGCGCCACTGCCTATAGCTTTCCCTGGACAGAAGACTTTCACAGTGTGTCAGTCATAGCCTTCAACTCCTTGGGATCTTCAAcggaaaactacattttaaatgtatcaaGGCATGTGAgaaaaagtaagaaagaaagatttGACTTTGGTACACTTACAGTACAGAATGCCAGCATGTAGCCCATATTGACTAAGCTTTTACTCCTGCACCAAGTTTGCAAAGGGAAGTCTTAAGTGACAAACTATTATGTGAGTTGCCGGATTTGGTGTTGACCCAGGTTGTCCCAGGCATTTGCCAAACCATTGATAACCCTGATTGGTTTGGCTGGGGTGTCGTTTTCCAAGCTTGTTCTGGCAATGGTTAACCAAGGCAATTGATGGCCAAATTAGGGTACGGTACACCATGTGAATGATCTTGTGGATTGAGATATTTCGAGTCCTTTGTTTGTTACATGCTTTGCCTGCACTCTAATCAGATCCTGTGAATGCTGCCTATCAGTACTTCTATTTTGATCTACCATTACTTTGAATTTTCATTACAGTTGtggaaaagcaaaacaatattaGCCCTTGTGCAAATGCTTGGCATCATTTAGCCTAATGGACAATCTAATTAGTCTatatatagttataattaagagctaTTCATGAGTGTATTATCCATACCAGTTACCATAGTGAATGGTACCTCATGTCCCTTTCTTTCATAGTACAGTGTGTTCAGTCTTTCCATGCATccattgtaaacagcagttgTGTGGCACTTTCATGGAAACTCCTACCAGACAGCCCTCTTCCTGAGTCTTTCATTATTGAATGGGAACGTCAAAAgaaagaggggggagaggaggaggaggaggaggacagctTTAAATGGGTGCGAGCTCCTTCAAACCAGACCACCAAATATTACTTATCTGGTATGTTTACTTTCAAAGCACTGTGATGAAACGTCCTTCCAATGCATGTAAATGTTTCAAGAATTTGTTCAAATAATTGTACAGTGTACTAGGCTTTAGGGAGTGTTCCGGCCAAGAATTACTACTCAAGACATCAGATCCTGCACTTTGCACGTTTCTGATATTGTATTCAATTGATCGGAATGTAGCTCACTGTAATAAGCCTCAGGGTACAAGGAGTCTTGGGAGAATGCTTTTAACTTTCATTCCAGGGTAATGAAAACAGGTTTCAGTTTTCCGCATTGCTTGATTCTTCATGGTGTTAGTCTAACAGTAATAATGTAGTGTTTGTTTGGTGTTACTAACTTCACTTGGCCGGAACACTgcattgtgtttttatgttttattttgtgttgctgcctctgattgtgtggctggggTTCCCTCTAGTGGTAAGCCGTTTATTGAACGGAGGTTATTCTGTGGTCATTGCTAAAATTTAAAGAAGTAATGAGATCAGTTTAAACAGATACATTTGCTGTgtgattttgcttttattttattttttagtcgcctattatttttattattttcttccaatttagaatatccaattagttttaggctcagctcaccgctaccacccccacgctgactcaggagggcaaagacgaacacacgctgtcctccgaagcacgTGCCGTCAGcagaccacttcttttcacactgactcaccgtgcagccacctcggagctacagcgtcggaggacaacgcagctctgggcagcttacaggcaagcccgcaggcaccgggccagaccacaggggtcgctggtgcccggtgagccgaggacaccctggcagacctaagccccccacccccccatccccacccctgggagctcccgtccactaTGAGGCGCTGTTCAGGAAAAAGCAATTCATTCAATGgtcattcatattattattattattattattattattattattattattatattgaatacacacactgctgtgtgctGGTGAGTTGACTAGCAGACGTTTAAGTCAACTTTCCTTTAAGAGAGATCGTGAAATGATCTTGTAATTACAATGTTTGGTCACCAGGTGTCATCACTGAGTGAAGAAAATGACTGCATAAGATCACTTTAACCACAGTATATACTGGTACATACTTTTTCGTATCTTGAATTTGGTATGACATTTTTCCCATATCTTGATGGATGTGTGGGGGGGAGGGCTTTTGCTATACTTGTTGTCTAGGAAATTGCTTTTTGCTTGtggtggtctctctctctctctctctctctctctctctctctctctctctctctctctctctctctctctctctctctgtacgaATCCTAACAGTACACTTAGGCAGGTTTTCAAGGTTGGAGGTttctaggtttcaggccactaatttaaaatgaaactggTTTAGCATATAGCTTGTCCCGATATTTGACATTTCATTTTCTTCTTACAGATGCCTTTTTTGTACATGATGCGTACAGGTTTATTCTGTACCCAATATTCCCAGAAGGGGAGGGATGGCCAGAGACGTTTTACATAAACAATAAAGGCAAGTGACACACATCGCTTGCCATCACTCTTGGATTCAGAGGCCAGGTTTCTTTGCTTGCTGATGCAGGTCTGTGTTGTTCTTTCAGGTGACAATGGGAGAAGCAGAGGAGAAGGAGCAGCCTACATACTTCTTCTTATAATTGCTTTTCTATCAGTTGTTCTGCTTGTGACGCTTGCAATCTCCCAACACCAGTATGTGCATTTATCATTCAtatctattgttgttttgttatattttatactgtatgtgcagaTAGAAAAATCGTTATGTGAAACCTTATGCTGCAATTCTCTAACAAGATAGGTGAGTGTAAGGATTTGCATTTTTTATGTATTCCTAATGAAACTTGCATAGTCCACAATGTGTCACTGTCAAATGCATTACAACCAGAGTCTAAAAACTGGTGACAGTCAAAATCTATTGAAAACCAGTGCAATTACACAGCCCTTTAAAACCCAACATTGGCCCTTTAAAACCCAACATGACCTATTTTGTCTTTCAATATATTTGATAGAATTTAGAGCCAAGTCTTCTTTTCTGTAAATCCCAATTTACTATACATCTCAAATTGTAGCACCCCACTGATCAAATGGCTCCAACTGCAAGACCATTACTGGGTGTTCATGGACCTGAAAAGTGAGTTGCTTTGTGAACTACATAACTCAAAGTCCATTACTACAGACAGGCTTGATGCTCTTTGCTCCATTATCAGGACATCAGGTCACCTTGCTCCAATAAGAAAGCCTGCAAAGTCACATTAACACGTTTGCAGGTACTTGCTATCAGCTATTTGAATAAGGTATCTTAATGTCAACTGGCCATTATGCCACGATACAGCGTCATGCATTGGTTTTATTACCCATGTTTATAGTTACAACACGGCTAATGCTATTTTTATACCTTAATTTATAGACAATTTCAGCTTCCAAATGAGTGTTAGGGCACATTCACATTTGGTACAAGCTGTCATTTGTTTGTCAGTACAATATAAAAGCAGAAATACTTCAGGGTCTATCCCACTGGTGTCAGGTGATTTCAaaaggattttattattttaatttctgttttttaatagtttttttttctaaaagaaacagaaatgtgACAAAGCCCCTAAGTGTATCTCTATAGAAGAATGGAGGATTACTGTATCTGTCTTTATGAAAGGACGTtgttattactgttattgttatCACTGCCTTGCCAGAATGAAGAAGCTGGTTTGGAAAGATGTGCCTAATCCTAATAATTGCTCCTGGGCTCAAGGAGTAGACTTTAAAAAGGTATGTTATAAATCTTTGACTGAGCTGTAAACATGCAAAGCATAAAACAGCAGAACAGTGAtattacatatatgtatatatatatatatatatatatatatatatatatatatatatatatatatatatatatatatatacagtgccttgcataagtattcaccccccttggacttttcccacattttgtaatgttacaacctggaattaaaatggatttaattgggatttttaccatttgatttacacaacatacttaacactttgaaggtgcaaaatatttttattgtgacacaaaagttaattaaacaaaaaaaaagacatttgttggttgcataagtattcaccccctgagtcaatatttggcagaagcacctttggcagcgattacagctgtgagtctttttgggtaagtctctaccagctttgcacatctggatcctgcaatttttgcccattcttttggcaaaattgctcaagctctgtcaagttggatggggaccgttggtgaacagcaattttcaagtcttgccacagattctcaatcggattgaggtctgggctttgactgggtcattctaagacattcaggttcttgtttttaaaccactccagtgtagctttggctgtgtgtttagggtcattgtcctgctggaaggtgaacctccgccccagtcccaggtctcttgcagactgaaacaggttttcctctagaatttccctgtatttggctccatccatcttgccctcaatcctgaccagttttccagtccctgccgatgaaaagtatccgcataacatgatgctgccaccaccatgcttcaccgtggggatggtgttctaagggtgatgagcagtgttggcatTGCGCCACAcgtagcgttttgcgctaaggccaaaaagttcaattttggtctcatcagaccagagaacctttttccacatgtttgctgtgtctcctacatgtcttttggcaaaatccaaacaggatttgatatgggtttttttcagcaatggctttcttctcgccactcttccataaagcccagctttgtggagcgtccaggttatagttgtcccatggacggtttctcccatctcagctgtggatctctccagctccttcagagttaccattggcctcttggttgcttctctgactaatgccatcgttacctggtcactgagttttggtcgcggttgtgccatattctttccattttttaataatggatttaacggtgctccggggggatgttcaaagtttgggatatttttttataacccaaccctgattggtgcttctccagaactttatcccagacttgttttgatagctctttggtcttcatgacactgtttgtttagatatgctctctaacaaactctggggccttccagaaacaggtgtatttaatctgagatcatgtgacactttaattgcacacaggtggactccattcaactaattatgtgacttctgaaggcaattggttgcaccagagcttatttaggggtgtcacagcaaagggggtgaatacttatgcaatcaagacttttcagttttttatttgtaaataattttgaaaaatatgtagatttttttccccacttcgatcAGTGACAAAATTCTATtttatccattttaattccaggttgtaacactacaaaatgtggaaaagtccaaagcactgtatatatatatatatatatatatatacatacccaTTTCTTTTTACctgttttaatacaaataaatcttaTTGTGTTAAAATTATTAAACAGTATATTAGAAAGAATAttacaaaatgtgtcattttaaaaatgtgcaatTGTGGTACAGTTGTTATCAAAACAGAGAAGAGATCTTCACTTGAGGTTCAATCCATTCCAATACCCTGTTTCAACTTCATTGCTCAATTGAAAACAAGGCAATTCAATTATGTAATTAAGAGACTTGGTTGGAACTATGAATTCAATGACCACAGATAGTGGAAAAGAGAGTCACAAACTAGCTTTAAGTTCCATGAGACATGGAGTGTTAGCTATCCTAAGGTTAAACTTCACAGTATAATCCACACTGCAGCACTGGTTATCACAGTATAATCCACACTGCAGCACTGGTTATCACAGTATAATCCACACTGCAGCACTGGTATCACAGTATAACCCACACTGCAGCACTGGTATCACAGTATAACCCACACTGCAGCACTGGTTATCACAGTATAACCCACACTGCAGCACTGGTATCACAGTATAATCCACACTGCAGCACTGGTTATCACAGTATAATCCACACTGCAGCACTGGTTATCACAGTATAATCCACACTGCAGCACTGGTTATCACAGTATAACCCACACTGCAGCACTGGTATCACAGTATAATCCACACTGCAGCACTGGTTATCACAGTATAATCCACACTGCAGCACAGGTAGACTACAGGGATTCTTAGTCTACCCCACAGCCTTCCCCTGCCCTGCACACTTCACACTTGAACAGTTGCACTCTTTGGATTATAACAGATCCCATGCCCTATTGAGCACAACTGGTACTGGTATTAAAGAATTCAGCAAGCCTCTGCAATGCTGAGTCTACTGGAGTGCATCTATGCACTTTATCTCTTGACTTTAGGAAATAGTCTCATGGCATTTTACTTGCCTCAGATTGCAGCCAAGATTTTGTGCGACCTCATTCCATACCGACTGCTGGGATTCTGTGCGACAGGGAGGTCTTTAACTTCATAATAGTATCCTAAAGCATATTGTGTCAAGAAATGTTCAAACTGACGCATTATTTGGTATCACATGAACATATAGGTGTAAATCTGCACAATCtattaataatcatttttatgtATAACTATTTTGCAAATATACACACACCACCCCCTTATCATCCAAAACCAATAGGTACAAGTGCATTCTGTTTTATAACCTTTTGTCACAAGTTACTGCATGCCAAAAAAGTGTTAGACAGAAAAGGAGAAGTCTGACAGAAAGGGccttattttcaaagtgtttcctctgttcttcaatacattttttgaaaggagaaacaaatcatgttaatgttacaaaacggGATACAAAACACATTGAGGGTGCTTGAGGgaacctaatatatatataagtttggtTTTaggtttgtaaaatgaacaggtgtttttttaCTGCTTTCAAAAAAATAGGAGTTTATTTTAGACTGGGGTAAACCCTGTACAGCTATCTCCTAACATAACCTGGGAGTACAGTAAGTTTTTTACAGTCACCTAAAGAGCTAGATGACATACTTATTGCACGTTCAAACAGTAATAATTACAATGATCAGTTGCTTATATTAggaaaatagaaatagaaatgcTGACACTTTGTTTAGTGGGCCTAATTTATAAGGAACAATGCTGCTGTTAAATGCACTGCAGTAAATTTGTGGCATGCTACTGCTTTATGTACATCTTTAGCCAGGGTATTTAAATGGTGGTTTTGAGGGTGAATGGGGCTCAGGTATTTAGGGGTGAAACTGAAGATCAAAAGGAGAGTAACGAAATATTGTGTACTTCATAATTTTAGGCAGAAACCATTGGAAACCTCTTTAAGCACCACGAGAGGCTGACATCTGGCCTGCTTCTCTTGGAATCAGAAAGAATTTCTGAAGCTGTAATAGTTGAGAAAATTAAACAAAGTGTGGAGGAGAAGGAGACCAGAGTTGCCTTGGATGTCTCACTGAGTCAATGTCATGAACCGCAGCAGGATTCCCCTCCTTCTGAGCAACACAGCCACACTGAAGAAGAGGAGAGGGAGCCGGTGGTCTACCGAGACAGTTCAGGAGAGCCCAAAATAGAATATGCCACCATCCTGCCCAGCGATCTGTACAAACAGCAGAAAAGCATCAGCAGCTCCTCCGACGAGGGGAACTTCTCCGCTAACAATTCGGATATTTCTGGGTCCTTCCCCAACAATCTGTGGGAGGTTGAAAATCAGTCCTGCATACACTTAGCACAGGTCAACCCGCGGATGCTGCGCTCCTTTAATTCTTCAGAGGGCTTTTCAGAAGCTTTTGATGATCAGGACGACAGTCTTCTCGATGAACCGTGCCCCGAAAGAGACATTTACTACCTGGGGCAGGTGTCGaccgaggaggagggggagaaggaaaagTTCTTGAAAGAGGATGCACAGGTTCTGTGCCAGGACAGTAGAGATGAAACAGGACATGAAGCCAATCCTTTATTAAGCTGCCATTCTCTGCTTCAATTCAAGATGAACCAAACAGATTTACCACAGAAGAGTAGCAGATTATATATGCCCCAGTTTCGAGCAGTGTCTAATACAATTCCAAAAATAACCAAagcacaaaaataattaaaaaaaagcttgccaagaagattttatttggtaaattcaattcaaatcaattcaaagggactttattggcatgactaacatcggcagtattgccaaagcatttacaaagtacaataataataataataataacagtaacaataataattataataataataaaaatacagcatttataaacattattattattattattattattattattattattattattattattattattattattattatttatttcttagcagacacccttatccagggcgacttacaataaaCATGAACACATTTAGATACAAATAGTAAATAGAACAACACAAAGACACTGAATTAAACATTGAAACACTAAATACTGAATAActcccctccctccccagcagtgcccccccccccaccgtgcAGAGTGCTCACTGTGTgcccctcaggctgtgacaggcggctacatactgggcagccagtggggctgtgtgtccctctaCCAGTACGACTGTCAGTTTTTCTAGGTCCATCGTGTTGGAAATGTGAGAGAATAGTAGGTATCTGAATATAAGAaactatttatttgtgtatttgtttttttaagttgagCTGGCATGATACAGTGCAAGAATGcaactatttttaaaacataaaagcatTCTGTTTTGATTCCATGTAGCATTCTGGCTTCTGGAAAACCATCAATAACTGTTCTCCATTACTGGTGTTGTCTATCAAGGCACATATACAAAACATACCTCCCAGCCTACTCAGCAGTTAATGCTCTTGATACATTATGAATACACAGTCACTGTACTTGGCCAGCTATTCTAAAATCTTCATCTTTGTATTTTTCTCAAAGCAGATAGTTAACTGGCAATACCATTTTTAGCATGCTGTTATTGACCAGCTGTTCTGCAAAAAATGGTGAAAAATGTTTATCTGTATTTGCAAAACAACAAATGAATTTCTATTTTTCTGTTGTGTGTTCCAGTATCTGTAAAATCCTGTGTTACAGTATGTAAGGTTTGTGCCAAACTATTTTCTCAGTGTGCTATTTTTCTAATCACAGCAGGAGATGATTGTGTCAAAACTTTGAAAAGGCATAACTTTGTAATTGTGATTTTACACAGTGCCTACAGTGAGAACAGTGTAACTACAAAACTGCTTGCATATCAAGATTGGATTCCCTATATTTTTGTggttaaaataaagtatttattgtcaaagttgctgctgttgttttctTCGATGGAACTTGTAAAGAAGTTATGTCCATTTAGACAAATGTTCTTTGTACTAACTGAGGCAATTGACTTTATGTCTCAATAACAGCTAATAGGGTAAAACACAGTCAGGAGGTACAGTAGCATAGATTTGCTATGTCTTAGATTTTGTAGCCGTttgctgtaatatttattttagctATAACAGAATATCTCAAGTGAATTCAAACAATGCCAAAGTACATTTCTCAACATGCAAATGAAAAACATCTGAAATAATGCAGGTGACCTTGTATTATTAATTGAAATGCTCACAAAGGATCAGGGAATAGAGGAATTGTATGAAAGGATaaagaagctgctgctgctgtgagtcACTAGAAGGGAAACAATCGAGAAGAAAGATAGTCATCCTCACAATTACTTGGCAGGATAAACTGTTTCTGGACCTCAAAAGTTACAAACTGTTTCTCTCTCAATCCACCTTGGGTGTATGTACTGTAAGTAAAGCGATGACATTTGGGTGTATGTACTGTAAGTAAAGCGATGACATTTGGGTGTATGTACTGTAAGTAAAGCGATGACATTTGGGTGTATGTACTGTAAGTAAAGCGATGACATTTGATCCTTATTACAAGTTTATTTGGTACTGTGGCTATGTACCATGGTCTGAAAGTGCTCTTGAGATTCATTTTTAACTAGGACATTTGTCTGGGGGGGTGGAGGTGGAGAGATGGGACTTACTGGCACTGACGAAGAATAAAGGTAAAGATGTTGGAATACATAACAGAAATATACAGCATTGTGAATACAGTTGGAACAAAGCACAAAACAGACAGAGAAAaaggagagtgtgagagaggaaGAACTACTAACTACTAACAAGATAGAAAGTTTTGATTAATGGTAGTTAACACATGATTCAAGACAATCATGGTTATCCTGGTAATTATTAGCCGATGATCCATAATTAGATCGATTATGGATATGTGACAACAGTTCGCTAAATCTTTAACCGATTCATACGAATGTGGTTCTAACTCTGCCACCTGTTGGCAACACCAGTGCAATGAAGCCATATGACATTTTGTATGCACCTTTAACcagaataataattataagaaaataaaaaataaaccaagatAGCAGTGTTGTTCTGGTGAAATTCCCAGTGTCTTCACGTCTTTTACAGTAGTGACAGCTCTGTTTGCAGGTTTCATGTTGTGTGTTCGGGTTGAGTggccagttttatttttgttttgtttttttatagcagTGAACTCGCTTCTAAGGGTTTGCTCAACTCTCTGCAGAAGTGTTGACACATCAGTGTCAGAGCTCTTAGATGAAAGGTCAAGATCTTAACTCGCAGGCTCTGGGAGATTGATCACTGGTCTTAAGCCCTGTCCTGCTTGTTAGCTTGATTAAACAAGGACAttttctcagatttttttttcctggaacaTTTCTGAACACGTTACAAAACCCCTAGACAAATTGCCACTGCTGCAGGCAGTAATAGCACACTTGTGAGGATTAAAATAATACTGATTGATTCTAATCTAACCCTAACAGATCTACCTGTTCTACCTAATACTTACCTAATACATCCAATAGAGGGCGCTGTTACAGGCTTCAATGTAGGCTGTGAAATAGAATTCCATTCACAAAAAGAGAGTCATTCTAAAATGGTTCACAGATTGCATTGACATCAATGTTCCTGCAGCAAATACAGAACTGAACTATGATGaattaaagggcacataaggacctttttattttattgtgttacatgttcccatgtgttactACAATGTTTAcgtaagatgtgtgtattgttttaatcatcctcctgctcactggtaaatccatctcagttacatatgtgagcagggggatgatgggaaatgtagttctggtacctacatgcaggtacatgtgaagccatcttgaggcaggaatgcaatttaaaaagtgtgaaaaaaataataataattaaaacaatacacacaccttacgtaaacagttgtagcaacacatgggaacatgtaacacaatacaataaaaaggtccttatgtaccctgtAATTTTCCTGATGCTCTTAATACAATCCCTCTGCCTTTATCCTCTGAAGGACAATCACGGCAGATAATGCAGTATGAGGTTTAATATGTAgttcaaaaatgttttattgatcAGATTAAACCACGAAAATGAGCCAAAACATttgattataaatacattttcactccCTGGTAAACCCAGTTTTTACTTTTAGGTCTTTGCTCCACCCCTGTAACATTCTAACCTACTGAAATATCACAGCAGGCAGCAGATATACGTTGTTTTTTCTATAATCAGATAGATATTAAAAGACTTTACGAGAAGCAGTGTCTCCAGTATTAACTCAAAGC
The Acipenser ruthenus chromosome 10, fAciRut3.2 maternal haplotype, whole genome shotgun sequence DNA segment above includes these coding regions:
- the LOC117404132 gene encoding leptin receptor-like, with the translated sequence MGSFEKVFWLLCLAASLQAGAIAQIFIDEDANAFWIPPWHFSLSCNLYNETDAGINPSQRSLGNINKQTNKESAMNPHNTDLVGSGIRNETRCHLWSDINSQRSLCDDKVMEVFCLNILCWVDGNLSHLTCNLMPSSRPPGTSMLSAVRLHYEISDSSSEGLSRGHREAVIRADESSCSGEEALQCVIPGINMNYTYTLLLSVTHHQSRVEAPAMRATPGDLVKPHPPRSLQYEMTPEGVSRISWRSPEPAPYDLQYEVRYSVNATEKTWTNVEGVLEAYVTPGDLKAGLDYTAQARCKRDRRPGLWSNWSEPLYITVQEVTYIPATVLTTAGSNVTVYCVFNNRSPSVKKVVWWLNASEKVPEKLYSVMNDHVSRVTLPNVSPSKPRGYHLLQCCRQTGETSDCNFRYAQIYVVDVNFLISCETNGYQTNMTCKWNPNGVQLPQGSSVRFMYRIRNDISCDALQDDLHGADAKECQLGVHDECTFQPLYLYFCHIMWIEMQYKLVTVRSHPAYVTPMDVVKPDPPFSVKAEITQTEGFLNMSWERRELPVYDLQFEVRYSGEEQDRKWKTLGNVYNEQALIEVADPCVVYVVQVRCKRHNGTGHWSTWSSPVNTRVNDIRAPARGPDFWRVIHEDTVTKQANVTLLLKPLNIKEVFCTVKGFRVQHQTSSGSTWSDDLSSATAYSFPWTEDFHSVSVIAFNSLGSSTENYILNVSRHVRKIQCVQSFHASIVNSSCVALSWKLLPDSPLPESFIIEWERQKKEGGEEEEEEDSFKWVRAPSNQTTKYYLSDAFFVHDAYRFILYPIFPEGEGWPETFYINNKGDNGRSRGEGAAYILLLIIAFLSVVLLVTLAISQHQMKKLVWKDVPNPNNCSWAQGVDFKKAETIGNLFKHHERLTSGLLLLESERISEAVIVEKIKQSVEEKETRVALDVSLSQCHEPQQDSPPSEQHSHTEEEEREPVVYRDSSGEPKIEYATILPSDLYKQQKSISSSSDEGNFSANNSDISGSFPNNLWEVENQSCIHLAQVNPRMLRSFNSSEGFSEAFDDQDDSLLDEPCPERDIYYLGQVSTEEEGEKEKFLKEDAQVLCQDSRDETGHEANPLLSCHSLLQFKMNQTDLPQKSSRLYMPQFRAVSNTIPKITKAQK